The Setaria viridis chromosome 6, Setaria_viridis_v4.0, whole genome shotgun sequence genome contains a region encoding:
- the LOC117859839 gene encoding 4-coumarate--CoA ligase 5, translating into MGSLTAEPQAETVFRSTLPDIAIPDHLPLHDYVFERLADRRDRACLIDGATGETLTFGDVDRLSRRVAAGLRASLGVRPGGTVMLLLPNSVEFALAFLACSRLGAATTTANPLHTPPEIAKQAAASGATVVVTEPAFVAKVRGLSGVAVVATGEGAEGCVSFSDLAAADGSALPEAAIDVANDVVALPYSSGTTGLPKGVMLSHRGLVTSVAQVVDGDNPNLHLREDDVVLCVLPMFHVYALHSILLCGMRAGAALVIMKRFDTVRMFELVERHGITIVPLVLPIAVEIAKTDAIDRHDLSSVRMVISGAAPMGKELQDILRAKLPRAVLGQGYGMTEAGPVLSMCMAFAKEPSPVKSGACGTVVRNAELKIIDPETGLSLHRNQPGEICIRGEQIMKGYLNNPEATAKTIDAEGWLHTGDIGYVDDDDEIFIVDRLKELIKYKGFQVAPAELEAMLIAHPGIADAAVVPIKDDSCGEIPVAFVVRSDGSEITEDEIKQYVAKQVVFYKRLHKIFFVETIPKAPSGKILRKDLRAKLAAC; encoded by the exons ATGGGTTCGCTGACGGCGGAGCCGCAGGCCGAGACGGTGTTCCGATCGACGCTCCCGGACATCGCCATCCCGGACCACCTCCCGCTCCACGACTACGTGTTCGAGCGCCTGGCCGACCGCCGCGACCGCGCCTGCCTCATCGACGGCGCCACGGGGGAGACGCTCACGTTCGGCGACGTGGACCGCCTGtcgcgccgcgtcgccgcgggGCTGCGCGCCTCCCTCGGCGTGCGCCCCGGCGGCACGGTGATGCTGCTCCTCCCAAACTCCGTCGAGTTCGCGCTGGCGTTCCTCGCCTGCTcccgcctcggcgccgccaccaccacggccaacCCGCTCCACACCCCGCCCGAGATCGCCAAGCAGGCCGCGGCCTCCGGCGCTACCGTCGTCGTCACCGAGCCGGCGTTCGTCGCCAAGGTGCGCGGGCTCtccggcgtcgccgtcgtcgccacgGGCGAGGGCGCCGAGGGCTGCGTCTCGTtctccgacctcgccgccgccgacggctcgGCGCTGCCGGAGGCGGCCATCGACGTGGCGAACGACGTGGTCGCGCTGCCGTACTCATCCGGCACGACGGGCCTGCCCAAGGGGGTCATGCTGTCGCACCGCGGGCTGGTGACCAGCGTGGCTCAggtcgtcgacggcgacaacCCCAACCTCCACCTCCGGGAGGACGACGTCGTCCTCTGCGTGCTGCCCATGTTCCACGTGTACGCGCTGCACTCCATCCTCCTCTGCGGGatgcgcgccggcgcggccctCGTGATCATGAAGCGCTTCGACACCGTCCGGATGTTCGAGCTCGTGGAGCGCCACGGCATCACGATCGTGCCGCTCGTGCTGCCCATCGCCGTGGAGATAGCCAAGACCGACGCCATCGACCGCCACGACCTCTCCTCGGTGCGCATGGTCATCTCCGGCGCCGCGCCCATGGGCAAGGAGCTGCAGGACATCCTGCGCGCTAAGCTCCCTCGCGCCGTGCTCGGACAG GGTTATGGTATGACAGAGGCAGGGCCGGTGCTGTCAATGTGCATGGCATTTGCCAAGGAGCCATCGCCGGTGAAGTCCGGCGCCTGCGGCACGGTGGTGAGGAACGCCGAGCTCAAGATCATCGACCCGGAGACCGGCCTGTCCCTCCACCGCAACCAGCCCGGGGAGATTTGCATCAGGGGCGAGCAGATAATGAAAG GGTACCTGAACAACCCGGAGGCCACGGCGAAGACCATCGACGCGGAGGGGTGGCTGCACACCGGCGACATTGGGTATgtcgatgatgacgacgagATCTTCATCGTGGACCGCCTCAAGGAGCTCATCAAGTACAAGGGGTTCCAGGTCGCCCCCGCGGAGCTTGAGGCCATGCTCATCGCGCACCCGGgcatcgccgacgccgccgtcgtccc GATAAAGGATGACTCCTGCGGCGAGATCCCAGTGGCGTTCGTCGTGAGGTCCGACGGCTCCGAGATCACCGAGGACGAGATCAAGCAGTACGTGGCAAAACAG GTTGTGTTCTACAAGAGGCTGCACAAGATTTTCTTTGTGGAGACTATTCCTAAGGCGCCATCTGGCAAAATTTTGAGGAAGGACCTGAGAGCCAAGCTGGCAGCGTGCTGA
- the LOC140223123 gene encoding uncharacterized protein, whose amino-acid sequence MAVSGVRPSTEEEEASRSKSKKRSSILGTLREAIKKVRFLLSFSATRWMLLTSAGAARGAGPARRALSFDSRPPGLLDVEGGIVSPASSSSSRTSRSASMGTATTRSLSRASSAASPSPQVLTRASSSGGSPASSSAGDDDIDQRADQFIANFYKQLEMERQVSLQLRYVRGNSWDRTP is encoded by the coding sequence ATGGCCGTCTCGGGGGTCCGTCCGtccacggaggaggaggaggcgtcgaGGAGCAAGAGCAAGAAGCGGTCGTCGATCCTGGGGACCCTCCGGGAGGCGATCAAGAAGGTCCGGTTCCTGCTCTCCTTCAGCGCCACGCGGTGGATGCTGCTCACCTCCGCGGGCGCGGCCAGgggggcggggccggcgcggcgcgcccTCAGCTTCGACTCGCGGCCGCCGGGGCTGCTCGACGTCGAGGGCGGCATCgtgtcgccggcctcctccagcTCTTCCAGGACGTCCAGGTCGGCGAGCATGGGGACGGCGACCACGCGGAGCCTGTCGCGGGCCAGCagcgcggcgtcgccgtcgccgcaggTCTTGACTAGGGCGTCGTCCAGCGGCgggtcgccggcgtcgtcgtcggcgggggACGACGACATCGACCAGCGCGCGGACCAGTTCATCGCCAACTTCTACAAGCAGCTGGAGATGGAGCGGCAGGTGTCGCTGCAGCTGCGGTATGTCAGGGGGAACAGCTGGGACAGGACTCCTTAG
- the LOC140223244 gene encoding uncharacterized protein, with amino-acid sequence MLNYTEREYFVTTNFSLNAYSSTFTLTNFYAPTAHEDKYVFLSDVEDIARSVTDPWILIGDFNMTCEPGDKNNDSFNIGEVQMFNDMINSLALIEIPLVDRAYTWSNKHDNPTLVRLDWCFVNVQWDSTFPNTSLTSLTRFAYDHVPLLLSVSTKMLKSSCFWFENAWLQHPAFKEMLNTTIGTAVSGTSSKAFVKRLKNCRHACRSWCKRLHPHEQREADTKILINALDLLEEESFSLYY; translated from the coding sequence ATGCTCAATTACACCGAACGGGAGTACTTTGTGACAACAAACTTCTCCCTCAACGCTTACAGTAGCACCTTCACGCTTACAAATTTCTATGCTCCCACTGCTCATGAGGACAAATACGTCTTCCTCAGCGATGTCGAGGACATTGCTCGTTCTGTCACTGATCCTTGGATCCTCATTGGCGATTTCAACATGACTTGTGAGCCTGGAGATAAGAACAACGATTCCTTCAACATTGGAGAGGTGCAAATGTTTAATGATATGATCAACTCCCTAGCGCTAATTGAGATCCCTTTGGTCGACAGGGCCTACACTTGGAGTAACAAGCACGATAACCCCACATTAGTACGCTTAGACTGGTGCTTTGTTAATGTTCAATGGGACTCCACCTTCCCTAACACATCCCTTACCTCTCTGACACGTTTCGCCTATGACCATGTTCCTCTTCTCCTTTCGGTCTCCACCAAGATGCTGAAGAGCTCATGCTTTTGGTTTGAAAATGCTTGGCTGCAGCACCCCGCCTTCAAGGAGATGCTGAATACCACCATTGGCACTGCGGTTAGTGGAACATCAAGCAAGGCCTTTGTTAAACGACTTAAAAACTGTCGGCATGCTTGCCGCTCCTGGTGCAAGCGTCTCCACCCCCACGAGCAACGTGAGGCCGATACAAAAATCCTCATTAATGCTCTTGACTTGCTTGAGGAAGAATCGTTTAGTTTATACTACTGA